The Thermoanaerobaculales bacterium genome contains a region encoding:
- a CDS encoding serine hydrolase domain-containing protein: MDAFSSARPARRPHGRASAGLAPLVLVLVASAAAAPPTSPVADARAPRPVASASTQPGPGPLPAPVPGRLLKAHQGAATLDDAVDQCVTQSMAQAGTPGAAVAVALDGALILERGYGVTRREGSTPVDADTYFRIGSVTKQLTAAAVLQQVELGTVALDDPVTAYVPELSLAGQWPADRITVHHLLTHSSGFPDLPFDPAGPTGDGALADWAAHLDEVTLHAPPGVFWNYSNPNFNLAGLVAERASGQPYRQYVSQHVLAPAGMTRTTFDPAAVIADGNYSYGHLTSPGGIETVYAPDDYDNAVFAPAGYAFSTAGDLVRWALTLLDDGGAVLAPFSAQQMQSPQRDLELIPGYSYGYGVFIEPLGDLTLRQHGGNLWGWGAYLIWEHEHRFAVAVLANTFESLSGAAYCIADYLLAPGPTVHPPDTSDPATWGRFEGIWDFTTSTSYPLEGEVTVESSEELSLFLWDAHSGWTASFTLEHLGYGIFLADLDEDGVPESDFEFLDRGHPQRVSWLRNRSVVGLPRRSPRPAGGSLSP, from the coding sequence ATGGACGCGTTCTCGAGCGCCCGTCCCGCACGCCGCCCGCACGGCCGCGCGAGCGCCGGCCTCGCCCCGCTCGTCCTCGTCCTCGTCGCCTCTGCCGCCGCAGCTCCACCGACCAGCCCGGTTGCCGACGCACGTGCGCCCCGGCCCGTGGCTTCCGCCAGCACCCAGCCCGGACCGGGCCCGCTGCCGGCGCCTGTCCCGGGCCGGCTGCTGAAGGCCCACCAGGGCGCCGCCACGCTCGACGACGCCGTCGACCAGTGCGTGACCCAGAGCATGGCCCAGGCCGGCACCCCGGGAGCTGCGGTCGCGGTCGCCCTCGACGGTGCGCTGATCCTGGAGCGGGGCTATGGCGTCACCCGCCGCGAAGGCAGCACGCCGGTCGACGCCGACACGTACTTCCGCATCGGCTCGGTCACCAAGCAGCTCACCGCGGCCGCAGTGCTGCAGCAGGTCGAGCTCGGGACCGTGGCCCTCGACGATCCGGTGACGGCCTACGTGCCGGAGCTCTCCCTCGCCGGCCAGTGGCCGGCCGACCGCATCACGGTCCACCACCTGCTCACCCACAGCTCGGGCTTCCCGGACCTGCCCTTCGACCCGGCGGGCCCGACCGGCGACGGCGCGCTCGCCGACTGGGCGGCCCACCTGGATGAGGTCACGCTGCACGCCCCGCCGGGAGTGTTCTGGAACTACTCCAACCCCAACTTCAACCTGGCCGGGCTGGTGGCCGAGCGGGCGAGCGGCCAGCCCTACCGCCAGTACGTTTCGCAGCACGTGCTCGCCCCGGCCGGCATGACGCGGACCACCTTCGACCCGGCCGCGGTGATCGCGGACGGCAACTACAGCTACGGACACCTCACGTCGCCGGGCGGCATCGAAACCGTGTACGCCCCGGACGACTACGACAACGCGGTGTTCGCGCCGGCCGGCTACGCCTTCTCGACCGCCGGCGACCTCGTGCGTTGGGCGCTGACGCTGCTGGACGACGGCGGCGCGGTCCTCGCGCCGTTCTCCGCCCAGCAGATGCAGAGCCCACAGCGGGACCTGGAGCTCATTCCTGGCTACAGCTACGGCTACGGCGTCTTCATCGAGCCCCTCGGCGACCTCACCCTCAGGCAGCACGGGGGCAACCTCTGGGGCTGGGGAGCCTACCTCATCTGGGAGCACGAGCACCGCTTCGCGGTGGCAGTGCTGGCCAACACCTTCGAGTCGCTGTCGGGAGCGGCCTACTGCATCGCGGACTACCTGCTGGCGCCGGGACCCACGGTGCACCCTCCCGACACCTCTGACCCGGCGACCTGGGGCCGCTTCGAGGGCATCTGGGACTTCACCACGAGCACGAGCTACCCGCTGGAGGGCGAGGTCACCGTCGAGAGCAGCGAGGAGCTGTCGCTGTTCCTGTGGGACGCGCACTCGGGCTGGACGGCCTCCTTCACGCTCGAGCATCTCGGCTA
- a CDS encoding OmpA family protein → MRDNIGRLLIVLVAAGLAGACATVQPQYTPGTIDTEHWVAKVDQFVLVGDGSLSMSDRFEKMRKLDIAQAMLDSMNQTIPEFDYAGALRAFGRGECGSSGKTVLVVPLQKYSKGAFDSALANFECAAGNSPLDKAIAGASGDLTKTAVPTSLVIVSDGLHMGMEEIEAAGKLASAFGDNLHIFAVQVGDRAKGTELLKQVVAKGNGGYLVNAAELTGADAMAKFVQDVLLWPDADGDGVPDHLDKCPGTPKGVKVDAVGCPIDSDGDGVADYLDKCPGTPKGVKVDAVGCPLDSDGDGVADPADKCPNTPKGVKVDAVGCPLDSDGDGVPDYLDKCPDTPKGLVVDETGCVPAGFKLVTDILFDTNKWDIKPEGKAELDKGVEFLLKNPQIKVEIQGHTDSTGTAKWNATLSQRRAESVMKYLVSKGVPAAQLTAKGFGPTNPVASNDTPEGRAKNRRVDFMKAN, encoded by the coding sequence GTGAGAGACAACATCGGACGGCTGTTGATCGTGCTCGTGGCGGCGGGACTGGCCGGAGCCTGTGCCACGGTGCAACCACAGTACACCCCCGGCACCATCGATACCGAGCACTGGGTCGCGAAGGTCGACCAGTTCGTGCTGGTCGGCGACGGCTCGCTGTCGATGAGCGATCGCTTCGAGAAGATGCGCAAGCTCGACATCGCGCAGGCGATGCTCGACAGCATGAACCAGACGATCCCCGAGTTCGACTACGCGGGGGCGCTCCGCGCCTTCGGAAGGGGCGAGTGCGGGTCGTCCGGAAAGACCGTGCTGGTCGTCCCGCTGCAGAAGTACTCGAAGGGCGCGTTCGACAGCGCGCTCGCCAACTTCGAGTGCGCGGCCGGGAACAGCCCGCTCGACAAGGCGATCGCCGGCGCGAGCGGCGACCTCACCAAGACCGCCGTGCCGACGTCGCTGGTGATCGTCAGCGACGGTCTCCACATGGGCATGGAAGAGATCGAGGCGGCGGGTAAGCTGGCCTCCGCGTTCGGAGACAACCTCCACATCTTCGCGGTCCAGGTCGGTGACCGGGCGAAGGGCACCGAGCTGCTCAAGCAGGTCGTGGCCAAGGGCAACGGCGGCTACCTGGTCAACGCCGCCGAGCTGACTGGCGCTGACGCGATGGCGAAGTTCGTCCAGGACGTGCTGCTGTGGCCGGATGCCGACGGTGACGGCGTGCCCGACCACCTCGACAAGTGCCCGGGCACGCCCAAGGGCGTCAAGGTGGACGCGGTCGGCTGCCCGATCGACAGCGACGGTGACGGTGTGGCGGACTACCTCGACAAGTGCCCCGGTACCCCGAAGGGCGTGAAGGTGGACGCGGTCGGCTGCCCGCTCGACAGCGACGGAGACGGCGTGGCGGACCCCGCCGACAAGTGCCCGAACACCCCCAAGGGCGTGAAGGTGGACGCGGTCGGTTGCCCGCTCGACAGCGACGGCGACGGCGTGCCGGATTACCTCGACAAGTGCCCGGACACCCCGAAGGGTCTCGTCGTGGACGAGACCGGCTGCGTGCCCGCTGGCTTCAAGCTGGTGACCGACATCCTGTTCGACACCAACAAGTGGGACATCAAGCCCGAGGGCAAGGCCGAGCTCGACAAGGGCGTCGAGTTCCTGCTGAAGAACCCGCAGATCAAGGTCGAGATCCAGGGACACACCGACAGCACCGGCACCGCGAAGTGGAACGCCACGCTTTCCCAGCGGCGCGCCGAGTCGGTGATGAAGTACCTGGTGAGCAAGGGTGTGCCGGCTGCCCAGCTGACAGCCAAGGGCTTCGGGCCGACCAACCCGGTCGCGTCCAACGACACCCCAGAGGGCCGGGCCAAGAACCGCAGGGTCGACTTCATGAAGGCGAACTAG